A window of Lysobacterales bacterium genomic DNA:
GATCACCAGATCGACCTGCAGGCCCTTGAGGCGCCAATAGGCGTGAGCCTGCACCATCTGCCGCACCAGCTCGATGTGGGCGATGTCGGCGATCTGCACCAGCACGATCGGCAGATCACCGGAGATCGAATGCCGCCACAGCCCGGACTGGCCGCGCCGGTTCTGCCGCAGCACCGAAGCTTCGGCGCGCAGCAGTGGGTCGGCGAACACCATCAGCCCGGCCAGCCGCTCGTAGAGCTGGGCGTCGGCCTGCGAGGCATTGATCTGCAGCCGCACCACCTGGCTGTGCGTCCAGGCCAGATCGAACACGCGGTCGGCCAAGGTGCGGTCGCGGTACTTGTCGATCAGGTCGACGCAGGCCTGGCGATCGCTGCCGACGCCGGTGACCATGTCGATCACGGCGGTCTGCTCGGGCTGCAGCAGCAGCTGGCAGCGGATCGCCACGATCGGATCGAGCACCGAGCCGGCGCTGCCGGACAGCAGCGCGCCCGGCATCAGCGCCTGCGGCCTGCGCGGGCTGCCGCCGCGGCCGAGAAAGCGGCTGCGGTCGGTTTCGTAGGAGACCGCAGTCAGATCGACATCGTGCGCCGCCAGCAGGTGCAGCATCCACGGCGCGACCTCCTCGTGCGAGCGCGGGCGGCGCGTGCACAGCAGAGCCTGCTTGGCGGCGACGATCTCGGTCTGCACGAACAGGTTGCTGAAGGCCGGATGCAGCTCATCGGCCAGCGGCGGGGCCAGCGCCACTTCAGCATAGGTCGTGATCTCGATGCGCCGCGGCTGCCGCGAACGGTTGCGCAGATGCAGCCGTCGCAGCTCGATGTTGTCCTCGGGCGAGACCGCGATTTCCAGATGCGTGTCGATGCCGTGCAGACGCGTGCGGTATTCGGCCTTGGCGTCGGAGAAGATCGCCTCGTAGTGATCGAACCCGGGGCAGGTCGGCTGGTAGGTGGCTGACCAGTACGCGTCGCTGGCCAGGTCGCGCAGGTAGCAGAAGCTGCCCCAGTGGTCGCGCGTCGCGTCCTCGCGCCAGCGCGTCACCGCCATGTCGCGCATGCGGCTGTAGCCGCCGCCGGCGCTGGTCAGCAGGCTGTGGTAGCGGCCGTTCGAGAGCAGCTGCACCGCCGGCCGCGCGCGGTCGGGTTCGCGGATGATGCGCAGCTCGGTTTCGGTGGCGGCGGGGGCGGCGCGGGCATCGGTGGCTTCGCTCGGGTGCGGATGGAAGAACCCGACATTGGGAATGCGCTCCTGCAGCAGCAGCAGGGTGGCCTGGATCTCGGGATCGGCGCAGAAACGCTTCTGCATCGGCTGCTGCAGCAGCAGGTGGGCGAGCGCCAGCAGGCCCATGCCCTGATGGTGGGCCATGAACGAGCGCACCACCGCCTGGGTCTGGCCGCGCGGCAGTCGGGTCGGCGTGTAGTCGATCGCCTCGTACAGTCCGAAGCGGCCGGCCAGACCGTCGGTGCTCAGCCGCTGCAGGTTGCGGCAGGCCTCGGCCGGCGCGACCATCAGGGCCATCATGCTGGCGTAGGGCGCGACCACGTGATCCTCGCCGAGGCCGCGCTTCAGGCCGAGCCCCGGCACCCCGAACGCACGGTACTGGTAGTTCAGCTGCGCATCGCGCACGTTGTAACCCGACTCCGAGATGCCCCAGGGCAGGCCGTGGCGTTGGCCGTGGGCGATCTGCGCCCGCACCGCGTGGCGGGCGGTCTGGTCGAGCAGGGTGTCGGGGTAGCTCGGCATCACCAGCTGCGGCATCAGGTACTCGAACATCGAGCCGCTCCACGACAGCAGGGTGGCCCGGCCCTGGCTTTCCGTCAGCAGGCGGCCGAGCGCGAACCAGGTCTCCTGCGGCAGCCTGCCCTGGGCGATGGCGACGAAGCTGCACAGACGCGCCTCCGAGGCGAGCAGGTCGTAGTGGCCGCTGTCGAGCTGGCGCGCCTCGACGCTGTAGCCGATCGCCAGCAGGCGGCGCCCGCGGTCGTACAGAAAGTCGTAGTCGATCAGTGCGAACTGGCCGGCGCGATGGGCGAGGCGGCCCAGCGCCAGCACGCATTCACCGGCGCGCTGGCGCACCAGTGCGCTCTTCGAGCCGGTGGTCAGCGCGCGCAGACTGGGAATGCCCGCGGCCTGCGGCTCGCTGCAGGCGATCCGTTCGGCGACCGCGGTGTGCAGCCAGGGCGCCAGATGCAGCAGTTCGGCGTGTGCGCTCGCGCAGGCCTGCTGCAGCGCCTGCGGCCAGTGCAGTTCGCCACCGCTGCCCGAGCCGTCCGCGGGGGGCGGCCAGGCGCGCGCGACATCGGCGGCCAGCGCATCGAGCGCGCTCAGCGCCTCCGCGGCCGCACGCAGGTTGGCCGGTGGCTGCACGCGCTCCCGCTGCAGGCGCTGGCGGAAGGCCATCACGGCGTCTTCGAGGCCTTGCGGCCGCAGGCCGGACGGCAGGCGTGCAGCGGTTTCCTCGAGCACGCCCAGGGTGTCGGCCAGACCCTGCAGGCAGGTGGCGGCGAGGATCGGCGCGTCGATCAGCGCCAGCAGGCCCTGGCGCAGGGTCAGCAGGTGCCCGACGAGATTGCCGCTGTCGACGGTCGAGACGTACAGCGGCTGCAGGGGCAGCAGGGTTTCCGTGTCGTACCAGTTGTAGAAGTGGCCGCGGTGGCGCGGCAGCCGGTCGAGGCTGTCGAACACATCGTGGGTGCGCTCGATCAGCTCGCGGGTCTGCAGATAGCCGAAGTCGCGCGCGGCGAGGTTGGCCAGCAGCGACAGCCCGATGTTGGTGGGCGAGGTGCGCCGCGCCACCGCCCAGGCCGGGTGTTCCTGCACGTTGTCGGGCGGCAGCCAGTGGTCCCTCGCCTGCACCTGGGTTTCGAAGAAGCTCCAGGTGCGGCGCGCCAGCCGGCCCAGAAAGGCGAGGTCGGCGGCCGTCAGCGGCGCCCGTCGATCGGCCGGTGCGCGCCCGAGCCAGGCCATCAGGCCGGGTGCGAGCAGCCACAGCCCGAGGATCGGCCCGGCCACCCACAGCGCCGAGGGATTCAAGCGCCACAGCAGAGCCGCGGCGAGCAGGGCGAACAGTGGCGCGAAGCCCATGCTGCGCAGCTCGGCGCCGGTACCGCTGCCGAGCTTGCGCTCGACTTCGCTGGAGGGGTTCCACTGCAGCAGCCGGCGCCGACTGAGGCCGATCCGCCACAGGCTGCGCGCTGCCGCGCCAAGGCTGTACCAGGCCTCGTAGCACAGGCAGGCGATGCCGACCATTGCGGCCGCCAGACGCCGCCCAGTGGCGCCTGCGACCTGCCGCAGGTGCGGCGTCAGGGCCATGCCCGGCGGCCGCTCGACCAGCGCCGGAATCGCCGGCAGCAGCACCGGCAGCAGCGGCACGCCGAGCAGCCAGAGGGTCCACAGCAGCGGCGCGTCGAGCAGGCTCCAGCCGAGCAGCAGCAGGGCGGTCAGCGCCGCCGGCACCAGGCTGCGGCGCAGGTTGTCGAGCAGCTTGCCGCGCGACAGTGCGCTGAGCGGCGTGCGTTCGAAGCCGCCGCCGGCGCGCGGCACCCAGGGCAGCAGCCAGGGCAGCAGCTGCCAGTCGCCGCGGATCCAGCGGTAGCGGCGTTTGACGTCGGCGGCGTAGCGCGACGGCGGCGCTTCGTAGAGCCAGACATCGCTGACCAAGCCAGCGCGGGCATAGCAGCCTTCGAGCAGATCGTGGCTGAGGATGCGGTTGTCGGGCAGGCGATCCTGCAGCGCGTATTCGAAGGCGTCGACGTCGTAGATGCCCTTGCCGACGAACGATCCCTCGCCGAACAGATCCTGGTACACGTCCGAGGTGGTGCGGGTGTAGGGATCGATGCCGGCACTGCCGCCGAAGAGGCGGGTGTAGCGCGAGACCGGGCCGCCGCCGTTGCCGCTGCTGCCGACACTCGGCTGCAGGATGCCGTAGCCGCGGGTGACGGTGCGACGGCGCGGGTCGAAGCAGGCGCGGTTCAGCGGATGCGCCAGGGTGCCGACGAGCTCGCGGGCGCTGTCGCGCGGCAGCGCGGTATCGGTGTCGAGGGTGATCACGTAGCGCACGTTCAACAGCGGACGGGTGTCGCCGACCACGCGATCGAACTCCGCCAGCGCTGCCTCATGGGTGGCCTCGCGCAGCAGGCGGTTGAGCGCCGACAGCTTGCCGCGCTTGCGCTCGACGCCCATCCAGATCGCTTCGCGCGGGTTCCACTGGCGGGCCCGGTGGAACAGGAAAAACAGATCGCCGTCAGCGCCGCTGTAGCGCGCGTTCAGGCCGGCGATGCCGGCTTCGGCCTGGGCCAGCAGGGCCGCGTCGGTGGGCAGGTGCTGTTCGTTCGAGTCCAGCAGGTCGGTGAGCAGGCCGAAATGCAGATGACTGCAGCGGTTGCCCAGGAAACGCACTTCCAGGCCTTCGATCAGGGCGGCCACCGCGCGCGGCGTGCTCAGCATGCTCGGCACCACCACCAGGGTGCGCGCCGAGCCGGGAATGCCCTTCGAGAAATCCAGTCGCGGCAGCGGCTGCGGCAGCACCAGTCGCGTCGCCGCCCAGTTCACCAGCGCGATGCCGAGTTCGCTGAATGCGATGAGACCGAGTGCCGCGACCAGCCAGGGCAGGGCGCCGCTGGCCTGCGCCGGGGGCAGCTGCGACAGCAGCGCCGCGGTGAAGGCCGCGGCGATCACCATAATCGGCAGCAGGTAGAGCGGCAGCGGCAGGCGCTGCAGCTTCAGCCGCAGCGGCCGCCGCAGGCCGCCGGCGAGATGGCCGGCCTGGGCGATCGCGCGCTTGCTCTGGGCCTGGCCGGCATCGATCAGGTAGTGGCCGACGTGGGCTTCGATGCGGTCGATCGCAGCCGGATCGGACGCCTGCGATTGCGCCAGCCCAAGAACGATCTGGGCCACGTCGATCTCGCGCGCGCCGGATTGCCGGGCCATCCGCTCGACGGCGTGCCGGTAGCGGTCGCGGGTCGCGAAGTCCATCCGCGGGTAGGTGCCGGCGGGGTCCTGGCGCAGGGTCCGCTCGACCTGGCTCAGGGTTTCGACAAACTCGCGCCAGTCCATGTTGGACAGGAAGCGCAGGCTGCCGATGCTGTTGCTGATCGCGACCTGGTCCACCGCCTGCTGCTGGCTGTCGGCGTGGACGAGCGTCTCGATGCTGTGGCCGGCGTCCGCCAGCCACTGTTCGATCCAGCTGATCGGCATCGCCAGCGCCGCGCTGCGGCCATGCAGCCCACGGCTCAGCTCGGCCACGAAGGCGCCGCTCAGGGGCGGTGCCGAACGCGCAAGATCGGCGATCACCAGCACGATGTCCTTCGGGCAGTGCGCGCTGGCCGTGTTCAGCCGCGTTGCCCACACGCCGGCCAGACGGCGCTCGCTCGCCGCCCTCATCACCCGGTCGCTGACGCGACGCAGGTTCTCGATCAGGGCGAGTCGCAGCATGATCGGAATCGCCCACAGCTCGCCCAGCTTCAGCGGCGTCACCGTCTGGTAGGCGGCGAAGAAGCGGCTGATGGCCTCCGCATCGATGCGGCCGTCGGCGTGGCGGATGCTGTCGTTGGCGAGGTCGTAGACCCGCGGCAGCTGCGCCGAGGGGCCGTGGCTCAGGGTCGGCAGCTCGCGGCTGTAGCCTGGCGGAAGATGACGGCGGGCGGTCTGGACCTGCTCCTGGATCAGGTAGTGGTTGTCCAGCAGCCATTCGCCGGCGGGCGTGATGCGCAGCTCGTCCTCGACCATGCGCAGCAGCAGGCCGCAGCTGGCGTCGATGCGGTGCTCGTTGTCGCGCAGGCGCGCCAGCAGCCGATCCGGCCGTCGCCCGGCATGCAGCCGGTGTAGCCGCCCCAGCGCCTGCGCGCGCAGCTCGATCTGCTCCGCCGCGAGCAGGCGCAGCCGCGGTGCGCTGTCGAGCTGTCGCAGGCCGCCGGCGAGCGCCTCGCGGCGCTGCTGCCGGAATCGGTCCAGACGTTCGCGCCAGAGCGTCAGCAGTGCGCGCAGGGTCGGCATCGGGGCTCATGTTGGGGGCCGCTGCGGGCGCCGGCGGACGGACGGAGCGCGGCAGCGGCCGGGGGTTCGCCGTGCACAGGGCGCGGCCGGCGCCGCTGAGAGCATGTGAAAAAACCATCCGCCTACTGCGGCCGCCTCTGGCCGTCCGTGGCGGCAGCGCGCTCCGCGAATTCCGCGGTCATTTGGCTCGCCAAACTCCCTTGAATTCACGTCGCGCGCTTTGCCACGAACGCCCAGAGACGCCCTCGCTACGGCGTCTGGGTTTTTTCACACGCTCTGAGCGCTGCGTGCAGTGCCTGAGCGGTTTCCGCGTCGGTGCGGCGGCAGGCTCGCTTCGCCCTGCACCGTACCGAGCCGCGCCGGGTCTGTATGTGCGGCCGCGGACAGACCGCGCTGCGGGCAGCGTGCACCGTGCGAGCGGGTCGGCCAGTCCGCGTCCATGCCGGAGCGCCGGCCCAATCTGTCTTCGAGTGAACCATGCAAACGACGCCGGAATCGCAGGCCATCGCCCAGTCGCTGTGGCTGGACAGCCTCAGTCGCACCCTGCTCGACAGCGGGCGCCTCGCGGACTACATCGAACACCTCTCGATCCGCGGCCTGACCTCGAACCCCACGGTGTTTGAAGCCGCCCTGCAGGACAGCGGGGCCTATGCCGCCGACATCCGTGCCCAGGCCGCTGAGGGCCTCAGCGATTCGGCCCTGCTGATCGAGCTGACGCTGTCGGACCTGCGCCGCGCCGCCGATCTGCTGCAGCCGATCTTCGAGGCCAGCGGCGGCGTCGACGGTTGGGTCTCGATCGCGCTGTCGCCGATGCTGGCCTTCGACACCGAGGCCAGCCTGGTCGCGGCTCGCTGGCTGCACGCCCGCGCGCAGCGGCCCAATCTGATGGTCAAGCTGCCCGGCACCGAGGCTGGACTGCGCGCGGTCGAGCGGCTGACCTTCGAGGGGGTCCCGGTCAACACCACCCTGCTGTTCTCGCGCGAGCACTACCTGGCGGCGGCCGAGGCCTACATGAGTGGCCTCGAGCGCCGGCAGTCGGCGGGGCTGGATCTTGCCGTAGGCGCGGTCGCCTCGATCTTCGTCAGCCGCTGGGACCTTGCCGCCCGCTCACGTCTGCCGGCCCGCCTGCACAACCACCTCGGCATCGCCATGGCCGGGCGGATCTATGCGAGCTATCGACGCCTGCTGAGCTCGGCGCGCTGGCGCGCGCTGGCCGCGGCCGGCGCGCAGCCGCAGCGACTGCTGTGGGCGAGCACCGGCAGCATCGATCCGGCCGCGGCGCCGACCCTGTACGTGCGTGCCCTGCGCGCCGATCACACCGTCAACAGCCTGCCCGAACCGACCCTGTTGGCCTGGTCGCGGGAGTGCATCGACAGCGACAGCCGCCTTCCCGGCGCGCCGGCGGCAGGCCTGAGTGTTGACGCCGATGCCGCCGAGGCCTGCCTGCGCGAGATCGTCACGGCCGGCGTCGAAATCGGACTGCTCGCCGCCCAGCTGCAGCTCGACGGCGTCGCTGCGTTCGCGCAGTCCTGGCGTGCCCTGCTGCGCCGGGTCGCGGCGCAGCGCGCATGAGCCGGCGACTGCCCCTGCTGGACGTGCCGGCGCTGCTGGCCGCCTACGCCGACCTGCGTCCGGATGCGGCGGTGCCGGCGCAGCGGGTGGCCTTCGGCACCTCGGGGCATCGCGGCAGCGCGTTCACCCGCAGCTTCAACGCCTGGCATGTGCGGGTGATCGTGCAGGCGATCTGCGACTACCGGCGTCTGCACGGCATCGACGGCCCGCTGTACTTGGGCATCGACACCCACGCCCTGTCGCGGCCGGCCTTCGAGGATGCGCTGGAAGTGCTCGCCGGCAACGGCGTGCCGGCCTGCATCGCCGCCGATGTCGGCTACACGCCGACGCCGGTGATCTCGCACGCGATCCTGGCGCACAACCGCGGGCGTCGCTCCGGGCGTGCCGATGGCATCGTGCTGACGCCCTCGCACAATCCGCCCGAGGCCGGCGGCTTGAAGTACAACCCGCCGCACGGCGGGCCCGCCGAGACTGCGGTGACCGCGTGGATCGAAACGCGCGCCAACGCGCTGCTCGCGGCGGCCACGGTCGGGGTGCGCTGGCGGCCCTATGCCGAGGCCTTGCGCGGCGCCCGCAGCCACGATTTCCTCAACCCTTACGTCGAGGATCTCGGCGAAGTCATCGACTTCGAGCGGATCCGCAGCGCCGGTATCCGCATGGCCGTCGATCCGCTCGGCGGTGCCGGCGTGCACTACTGGCAGCCGATCGCGGAGCGCTACCGGCTCGATCTGCGCGTGCTGAGTCTGCAGGTCGATCCGCAGTTCGCATTCATGCCGCCGGACTTCGACGGCCGGATCCGGATGGACCCCTCCTCGCCGCAGGCGATGCGGGGGCTGATCGCGATCAAGGACAACTTCGACGTCGCCTTCGCCTGCGATACCGACCACGATCGCCACGGCATCGTTACTCCCAGCGCCGGCCTGCTGCCGCCCAATCACTATCTGGCCGTGGTGATCGACTACCTGCTGCGGTCCCGCCCGCACTGGGCGCTCACTGCTGCGGTCGGCAAGGCCGTGGTCAGCAGCGCCTTGATCGACCGCGTCGCGCACCGGCTGCGGCGGCGGGTGTTCGAAGTACCGGTCGGCTTCAAGTGGTTCGTCGACGGCCTGCTCGACGGCCGTCTTCTGGTGGCCGGCGAAGAGAGCGCGGGCATCAGCTTCCAGCGTCGCGGCGGCGGCGTCTGGACCACCGACAAGGACGGCTTCGCGCCGGCCCTGCTGGCGGCCGAAATCACCGCCCGCAGCGGGCAGGACCCCGGCGTCTTCTACGAGGCGCTGACGGCGACGCTGGGCCGCCCGGTCGCCGATCGCCTGAGTGCGCCCGCGACACCGGCGCAGAAGGCGCGACTAGCGGCGCTCGGCGCGCAGCAGATCGACGCCCGCGAGCTCGCCGGCGAGCCGATCACCCAGATTCTCGAACGCGCCCCCGGCAATGCGGCGCCGATCGGCGGCATCAAGGTCTGCGCCGCCAGCGGCTGGTTCGCGGCGCGGCCCTCCGGCACCGAGGATCTCTACAAGATCTACGCCGAGAGCTTTCGCGATGAGGCTCACCTGCAGGCCCTGCTTGCGCAGGCCCAGGCGCTCGTCGACCGCGCCCTCACCGAGACGGCGACGAGCTCGTGAGCACGGCGGCGCGGCGGTGATCGCGTCGGCGCCGTCTGCAACGCCCATGGCCGCAGCCGCAGTGACCTCGCAGGCGGTCGAGGTGCTGACGATCAACAGCGGTTCGTCCAGCGTCCGCTTCGCTCTCTACGCCGGATCGCCGCCTCTGCAGCGCCGGCTGCGTGGCCGACTGGACTGGAGCGGCGGCGACGACGCCAGGCTTGATGTCGAAGCCGACGATCCACAGCTGCAGTCGGACCTCGACGCCGTCGGCGCTGGCATCGCACTGCCCGCGCGCGCCGACGCTGCTGCCGCGGCGCGCGCACTGATCGACTGGCTGGGCGCGGCCATCGACCTGAGCCGGTTGGCCGCCGTCGGTCATCGGCTCGTGCACGGCTTTCGCCATGCCCAGCCGGTGCGGATCGATGCCGCGCTGCGCGCCGAGCTCGGCGCCCTGAGCCCGCTCGCGCCCGAGCATCTGCCGCGCGCGTTGGCCCTCATCGACGCCTTCGCCGAACGCTGCCCCTCGCTGCCGCAGGTGGCCTGTTTCGACACGGCCTTCCATCACGCCATGCCGGCCTTGGCCCAGCGTCTGCCGATTCCCCGGCGCTACGCCGACGCCGGTCTGCGGCGCTTCGGTTTTCATGGGCTTTCCTACGCTTACCTCATCGAGGCGCTGGCGAGGCTGGCCGGCGCTGAGGTCGCGAACGCTCGGGTGCTGATGGCCCATCTCGGCAACGGCGCCAGCCTGGTGGCGCTCAAGGATGGCCGCAGCGTCGACACCAGCATGGGTTTCAGCCCCAACTCCGGGCTGATGATGGGCACCCGCAGCGGCGATCTCGACCCCGGCCTGCTGGCCTATCTGGCCGAACGCGAAGGCTTGAGCTGCGCCCAGCTGCAGCGGCTGTGCAGCCATGAATCGGGCCTGCTAGGCGTGTCGGGCCGCAGCGCCGACGTGCGCGAGCTGCTGGCGCTGGAGGCCACCGACCCGCACGCGGCTGAAGCGCTGGCGCTGTTCTGCTATCAGGTCCGCAAGGGCATTGGCGCGTTCGCCGCCGTGCTCGACGGCATCGACACCCTGGTCCTCGCCGGCGGCATCGGCGAGCACGCCGCACCGATCCGCGCGCGGGTATGTAGCGGCCTGGGCTTTCTCGGCATCGAGCTGTGCGCCGAGCGCAATGCGCGCAGAGCGGCGGTGATCTCGACGGATCGCAGTCGCGTTCACGTGCGGGTGATGCGTACCGATGAGGAACAGATGATCGCCCGCGAATGCGTGCGGACCGTGCAACTGCCGCCGTGATCGCCGGTGATCGCGCCGCGGGTTCGCCGGCGCACCGACAGCACAGACGTCGACGCCGACACTGCGGGCTCGGCGCCGATGCGCTCGACCGCGCCCATCCAGCGACAGCAGACGCGGCACCGCCGCAGGAGACGCCATGCAGATCGAGGTGATCAACGTCATCGCCATGCACAGCCCCGGCTGCGGCAGCCGGGTCAGCCGCGTGCTGCGGGCCATCCACGGCGTCGACGCGGCCCGCGTGTCGCTGGAACGCGCCGAGGCGGTGGTCGAGTTCGACGAAGCGCTGTGTTCGCCCGAGCAGCTGCGCTGGGCCGTGCAGGCGGCTGGCTTCGGCATCGAGGGCGGGCGTCGACCGTCCCAGCGCGGACGCGCCGCCGCCGATGCGTAACCATCCGGCGGCCATCGCGCAGTCCGCGCAGATCGATCAGGTGCCTCCGCGCGACCTGCCGCCGTACGACGGGAATGGCCAGGGGGCGAACCCCACGCCGCTCGACGCCGATCTGCTGCGGCGCATCGACGCCTTCTGGCGGGCGGCGAACTATCTGTCGGTGGGGCAGATCTACCTGCTCGCCAATCCGCTGCTGCGCGAGCCGCTGCGGATCGAGCACGTCAAGCCGCGCCTGCTTGGCCACTGGGGCACCACGCCGGGCCTGAACTTCCTCTACGTGCATCTCAACCGGGTGATCAAGGCCCGGGATCTGGACATGATCTACGTCGCCGGCCCCGGCCACGGCGGCCCCGCACTGCTCGCCTGCACCTATCTGGAGGGCAGCTACAGCGAGGCCTACCCGGCGGTCTCGCAGGATCTCGACGGCCTGCAGCGATTGTTCAAGCAGTTCTCGTTTCCGGGTGGTGTTCCCAGCCACGTCGCGCCGCAGACGCCGGGCTCGATTCACGAAGGCGGCGAGCTGGGTTACGCGCTTTCGCACGCGTTCGGTGCGGCCTTCGACAATCCTGATCTGATCGTCGCCTGCGTGATCGGCGACGGCGAGGCCGAAACCGGCCCGCTGGCGACCAGCTGGCATTCGAACAAATTCCTGAACCCGGTCCACGACGGCGCGGTGCTGCCGATCCTGCATCTGAACGGCTACAAGATCGCCGGCCCAACCGTGCTGGCGCGGATCCCGCACGCCGAGCTGGAGTCGCTGCTGATCGGCTACGGCTATGCGCCGTGCTTCGTCGAGGGCGAGGTGCATGAGGACTTGCACCAGCGCATGGCGTCCGCGCTCGATGCTGCGATCGCCGAGATCCGCCGCATCCAGGCCGAGGCGCGCGCGCACGGCTTCAGGACTCGCCCGCGCTGGCCGCTCATCGTGCTGCGCTCGCCCAAGGGCTGGACCGGGCCGGCGCAGGTCGATGGGCTGCAGACCGAAGGCAGCTTCCGTTCGCACCAGGTGCCGATGGGCGACATGCATCGCCCCGGCCATCTCAAGATCCTCGAAGACTGGCTGCTAAGCTACCGGCCCGAGGAGCTTTTCGACGCGCGTGGCCAGCTGCTGCCGGAGCTGGCCGAGCTCGCGCCGCTCGGCACCCGTCGGATGGGCGCCAACCCGCACGCCAATGGCGGCCTGCTGCTGTCCGATCTGCTGGTGCCGGATTTCCGCACCTATGCGCTGAGCGTGGACGCGCCGGGTGCCGTGATCGGCGAGGCCACCCGCCAGCAGGGTCAGCTGATTCGCGATGTGATCGCCGGCAACCGCCAGAACTTCCGCGTGTTCAGCCCGGACGAGGCCAGCTCCAACCGCTGGGACGCGATGTTCGAGGTCACCGCACGCTGCTCGACCGCCGAGATCCACGCCGACGACGTGCACCTTGCGCCGGATGGCCGGGTTCTGGAGATGCTCAGCGAGCACCAGTGCGAGGGCTGGCTGGAGGGCTATCTGCTGACCGGACGGCACGGCTTCTTCTCGTGCTACGAGGCCTTCATCCACATCGTCGATTCGATGTTCAACCAGCACGCGAAGTGGCTGGACGTGGCCAGCGAGATTCCGTGGCGCGCGCCGGTGGCTTCGCTCAACTACCTGTTGTCCTCGCACGTCTGGCGGCAGGATCACAACGGCTTCAGCCATCAGGACCCGGGCTTCATCGATCTGGTCGCGAACAAGAAGGCCGCGATCGTGCGCATCTACCTGCCGCCGGACGCCAACACCCTGCTGGTGGTGACCGACGAATGCCTGCGCAGTCGCGATCGGGTCAACGTGATCATCGCCGGCAAACAGCCCTCACCGCAGTGGCTGGACATCGATGCCGCGATCGCGCACTGCGCCGCCGGCATGGGCATCTGGCACTGGGCCGGCAGCGACGGCGACGAAACGCCCGATGTGGTCATGGCCTGCTGTGGCGACGTGCCGACGCTGGAAACCCTGGCCGCGGTGGCGATCCTGCGGGCTGAGCTGCCCGGGCTGCGGGTGCGCGTGGTCAACGTGGTCGACCTGCTGCGCCTGCAGCCTCCCAGCGAACATCCGCAGGGCTTGAGCGACGCGGCCTTCGACGCCCTGTTCAGCACTACGGTGCCGATCATCTTCGCTTACCACGGCTACCCGCTCTTGATTCATCGCCTGACCTATCGGCGTCGCGGTCATGC
This region includes:
- a CDS encoding cyclic beta 1-2 glucan synthetase; its protein translation is MPTLRALLTLWRERLDRFRQQRREALAGGLRQLDSAPRLRLLAAEQIELRAQALGRLHRLHAGRRPDRLLARLRDNEHRIDASCGLLLRMVEDELRITPAGEWLLDNHYLIQEQVQTARRHLPPGYSRELPTLSHGPSAQLPRVYDLANDSIRHADGRIDAEAISRFFAAYQTVTPLKLGELWAIPIMLRLALIENLRRVSDRVMRAASERRLAGVWATRLNTASAHCPKDIVLVIADLARSAPPLSGAFVAELSRGLHGRSAALAMPISWIEQWLADAGHSIETLVHADSQQQAVDQVAISNSIGSLRFLSNMDWREFVETLSQVERTLRQDPAGTYPRMDFATRDRYRHAVERMARQSGAREIDVAQIVLGLAQSQASDPAAIDRIEAHVGHYLIDAGQAQSKRAIAQAGHLAGGLRRPLRLKLQRLPLPLYLLPIMVIAAAFTAALLSQLPPAQASGALPWLVAALGLIAFSELGIALVNWAATRLVLPQPLPRLDFSKGIPGSARTLVVVPSMLSTPRAVAALIEGLEVRFLGNRCSHLHFGLLTDLLDSNEQHLPTDAALLAQAEAGIAGLNARYSGADGDLFFLFHRARQWNPREAIWMGVERKRGKLSALNRLLREATHEAALAEFDRVVGDTRPLLNVRYVITLDTDTALPRDSARELVGTLAHPLNRACFDPRRRTVTRGYGILQPSVGSSGNGGGPVSRYTRLFGGSAGIDPYTRTTSDVYQDLFGEGSFVGKGIYDVDAFEYALQDRLPDNRILSHDLLEGCYARAGLVSDVWLYEAPPSRYAADVKRRYRWIRGDWQLLPWLLPWVPRAGGGFERTPLSALSRGKLLDNLRRSLVPAALTALLLLGWSLLDAPLLWTLWLLGVPLLPVLLPAIPALVERPPGMALTPHLRQVAGATGRRLAAAMVGIACLCYEAWYSLGAAARSLWRIGLSRRRLLQWNPSSEVERKLGSGTGAELRSMGFAPLFALLAAALLWRLNPSALWVAGPILGLWLLAPGLMAWLGRAPADRRAPLTAADLAFLGRLARRTWSFFETQVQARDHWLPPDNVQEHPAWAVARRTSPTNIGLSLLANLAARDFGYLQTRELIERTHDVFDSLDRLPRHRGHFYNWYDTETLLPLQPLYVSTVDSGNLVGHLLTLRQGLLALIDAPILAATCLQGLADTLGVLEETAARLPSGLRPQGLEDAVMAFRQRLQRERVQPPANLRAAAEALSALDALAADVARAWPPPADGSGSGGELHWPQALQQACASAHAELLHLAPWLHTAVAERIACSEPQAAGIPSLRALTTGSKSALVRQRAGECVLALGRLAHRAGQFALIDYDFLYDRGRRLLAIGYSVEARQLDSGHYDLLASEARLCSFVAIAQGRLPQETWFALGRLLTESQGRATLLSWSGSMFEYLMPQLVMPSYPDTLLDQTARHAVRAQIAHGQRHGLPWGISESGYNVRDAQLNYQYRAFGVPGLGLKRGLGEDHVVAPYASMMALMVAPAEACRNLQRLSTDGLAGRFGLYEAIDYTPTRLPRGQTQAVVRSFMAHHQGMGLLALAHLLLQQPMQKRFCADPEIQATLLLLQERIPNVGFFHPHPSEATDARAAPAATETELRIIREPDRARPAVQLLSNGRYHSLLTSAGGGYSRMRDMAVTRWREDATRDHWGSFCYLRDLASDAYWSATYQPTCPGFDHYEAIFSDAKAEYRTRLHGIDTHLEIAVSPEDNIELRRLHLRNRSRQPRRIEITTYAEVALAPPLADELHPAFSNLFVQTEIVAAKQALLCTRRPRSHEEVAPWMLHLLAAHDVDLTAVSYETDRSRFLGRGGSPRRPQALMPGALLSGSAGSVLDPIVAIRCQLLLQPEQTAVIDMVTGVGSDRQACVDLIDKYRDRTLADRVFDLAWTHSQVVRLQINASQADAQLYERLAGLMVFADPLLRAEASVLRQNRRGQSGLWRHSISGDLPIVLVQIADIAHIELVRQMVQAHAYWRLKGLQVDLVIWNEDQAGYRQQLQDQILALVSAGPEGNVLDRPGGIFVRPIQQISQEERILLQSVARVVVSDQHGTLAAQIDRRRAPERTAPPLRPRPLHDPGEDIDAEGVDAAPTHAREREAEHEPDAGDTAVAAPLQFDNALGGFSADGSEYVIELHEGQPTPAPWCNVLANARFGSVVSESAPGYSWFENAHAFRLTPWHNDPVADCSGEAFYLRDEDSGELWSPMALPRRGRGRYQTRHGFGYSVYSHEQDGIASELWVFVAREDALKFSLLKVHNRSGRPRRLSATGYVEWVLGDLRVRTQMHLCSDVDASSGALRAYNHYSDLPNGRVAFFDADADVRSVTADRREFIGRNGSLEAPAALRREHLAGRFGAGLDACAAIQIPFELAADAQFETCFRLGVGVDAQEASALALRSQGAAHARAALREVRAYWQHTLGQLQVSTPEPSLDLLANGWLLYQTLASRCLGRSGYYQSGGAYGFRDQLQDTMATVHAQPGLTRAHLLRCAAKQFVEGDVMHWWHPPQGRGVRTQCSDDYLWLPLATCRYLSVTADTGVLDEPVGYVEGRALNADEESYYDLPVDSGVQEPLYQHCVRALKRGLRLLGARGLPLIGSGDWNDGMNRVGAAGRGESVWLGFFLFEALNRFVEVARARGDSGFAGECAGAAEQLRRNLDLHAWDGQWFRRAWYDDGTPLGSADSDECRIDSISQSWAVLSGAADKARARQAMDSLHTHLVRAEAGLIQLLDPPFDHTTHDPGYIRGYVPGVRENGGQYTHAAVWAAMAFAALGDRARAWQLARMINPIQHSLSSEAAHTYRVEPYVLAADVYAVAPHIGRGGWTWYTGSASWMYRLLSESLLGLQREGDALILRPCVPAEWNDYRIDYRFGASVYRIRILQLDPAAFRALGSSWRSDRGLPIEALDAGGFRIPLRDDGADPHIALWLVRGQPIATADL